A single genomic interval of Zingiber officinale cultivar Zhangliang chromosome 4A, Zo_v1.1, whole genome shotgun sequence harbors:
- the LOC121971885 gene encoding polyadenylate-binding protein-interacting protein 7-like — MNSNKGLADSWIAKSSSLNKVTALNPNAAEFVPSSLKYTYETTKILDATKLDHPGSSRKAVLNRSESNTSNNSDDEVHQYWRQQLPDDITPDFEVIGEALHEPGHLTLAGLSINDNAERPKFPGSMTSQILDMRQDLSSPTIRNVSLSGKMEFPGSIYAKEQSSVARMTSMANVWGKSFVNDELQDRHFHDSDLTAGSMGDNIFLENSVTDPIEFLSSQFPGFAAQSLADIYYGNGCDLNLTIEILTQLELQVDGSFDPNGDSNPLAAPNFSPLDFPALPVADSQNGLSKYGDNQHGSDSYRSPAISKGEIDFASTVRKLASQDSGHWKFERNGSADGNAGSSRSSQLLGSTYNGNTKTAYGDKWSSSSSVRSSPVWLETGDAVANIYSDTREEARDLARLRNACFDQARQAYLIGNKALAKELSFKGQLYNMHMKAAHEKAKEEIYRKRNKSQGYGGEQDRLIDLHGLHVTEALQVLNHELRTLRSTARATRQRLHVMICVGTGHHTKGSRTPARLPVAVEQYLLDEGIRFSQPQPGLLSVVIY, encoded by the exons ATGAACTCCAACAAAGGTCTTGCAGACAGCTGGATTGCAAAGTCTAGTTCATTGAACAAAGTTACTGCTTTAAATCCCAATGCAGCTGAATTTGTTCCTTCATCTCTTAAATATACTTACGAAACCACCAAAATTTTAGATGCCACAAAGCTTGATCATCCAGGATCTTCTAGAAAAGCAGTCTTAAACAGATCAGAATCTAACACTTCAAATAACTCGGATGATGAGGTACACCAGTACTGGCGCCAACAACTTCCAGATGATATCACTCCTGACTTCGAAGTCATAGGAGAAGCACTGCATGAACCTGGACACCTTACACTGGCAGGTTTGTCAATCAATGATAATGCTGAACGACCCAAATTTCCAGGATCAATGACCAGTCAGATATTAGATATGCGGCAAGATCTATCTTCTCCAACCATCAGAAATGTCAGCTTGAGTGGAAAAATGGAATTTCCTGGATCTATATATGCTAAAGAACAATCATCCGTTGCTCGCATGACTTCAATGGCTAATGTATGGGGTAAGTCATTTGTCAATGATGAACTGCAAGACAGGCACTTTCATGATAGTGATCTTACTGCTGGTTCAATGGGTGATAATATTTTCCTTGAGAACTCGGTCACTGATCCCATTGAGTTCCTGTCATCACAATTTCCTGGATTTGCTGCTCAGAGTCTTGCAGATATTTATTATGGAAATGGATGTGATTTAAACTTAACCATCGAGATATTAACTCAGCTTGAG CTTCAAGTTGATGGCAGTTTTGATCCGAACGGTGATTCAAATCCATTGGCTGCCCCAAACTTTAGTCCACTGGACTTTCCTGCCCTTCCAGTGGCTGATTCTCAGAATGGGTTGTCAAAATATGGAGATAACCAACATGGCTCTGATTCATATAGATCTCCTGCCATATCAAAAGGCGAAATTGATTTTGCTTCTACTGTTAGGAAACTGGCATCCCAGGATTCTGGTCACTGGAAATTTGAAAGAAATGGTTCTGCTGATGGAAATGCTGGTTCAAGTAGAAGTTCCCAACTTTTAGGTAGCACATATAATGGTAACACTAAAACTGCATATGGAGATAAATGGAGTAGTTCAAGTTCAGTTCGTTCATCTCCTGTTTGGCTTGAGACTGGGGATGCAGTgg CAAATATATATTCGGATACAAGAGAGGAAGCTCGTGATTTGGCACGCCTTCGAAATGCATGCTTTGATCAG GCAAGACAGGCCTATCTAATCGGAAACAAGGCTTTAGCGAAGGAATTGAGTTTCAAGGGACAGTTGTACAACATGCATATGAAAGCAGCTCATGaaaaagccaaagaagaaatctaCCGAAAAAG GAACAAATCACAGGGCTACGGCGGGGAGCAAGACCGCCTCATCGATTTGCATGGCCTTCATGTGACTGAAGCCTTACAAGTCCTGAATCATGAGCTAAGAACCCTGAGGAGCACAGCGAGGGCTACCCGACAGCGACTGCACGTAATGATATGCGTGGGGACTGGCCACCACACCAAGGGCTCTCGAACTCCTGCAAGGCTTCCGGTGGCGGTTGAACAATACCTCCTAGACGAAGGCATTCGCTTCAGCCAGCCTCAGCCCGGCTTG